The genomic region AGAATGGATGACGCAACGAGCATATGTGACTGCGGCTTATCATGCAGGCTTGAGTCCAGAAGAACGCCGTAGAATTGAAGCTAGCTGGTTGAGTGGCGAAATACAATTTGTCGTCTGTACCAGCGCGTTCGGAATGGGAATCAATAAACCTAACGTGAGATGGGTGGTACATTTCCACTCTCCCTTATTATTATCAGAATACGTGCAGGAAGTTGGACGTGCTGGTAGAGATGGAAAACCTAGTATTGCTTTAATGCTAATTAGCGAACCTACGGGATGGTTAGATTCAGAAGATAAACAGCGTCAGCAGTTTTTTGAAAATAAAATGCGATCGCTATATTTATCAGCACAACAATTAGCCAAAAAACTTCCAGTGAAGGGAGAAGTAGAGGCTGTAGCACGCAAATTTTCTGATGGTGCGATTGCGTTATCTCTCCTCCACAGTGCAAATTTGTTAGACTGGCAAGATCCATTTCATTACACGATCCGTCAACCGATTAAACTACAACCACCTAAACAATTTCTTGCAGTACAGCAGATGACTCAGTATCTCACAACGAAACAGTGTCGTTGGCAGTATTTGTTAAAATGTTTTGGTTTTAGTCAAGAATTACCATTTTCAGGTTGCGGACATTGCGATCGATGTAAAAAACATGAATTATGTAAATAGATTATGGTAAACAATCCAGAACAATTTGCCAGCGATAACTACTCTGGAATTTGTCCAGAAGCTTTAGAATATATGCTCAAAGCTAATGCAGGGAGTTCGCCTGCATATGGTAACGATGAATGGACGCAAAAAGCTTCCGATTATTTTCGGCAAATTTTTGAAACTGACTGCGAAGTATTTTTTGTTTTTAACGGTACAGCCGCTAATTCACTCTCTCTAGCTGCACTCTGCCAATCTTATCACAGTGTTATTTGTCACGAAGTCGCACATATTGAAACTGATGAATGCGGTGCGCCAGAATTTGCTTCCAATGGTTCCAAATTACTCCTAGCTAGAGGCGAAATGGGGAAGCTAAATCCAGCGTCAGTAGAAGCAATTGTGAGTAAACGTGCGGATATCCACTTTCCCAAACCTAAAGTTGTCAGCTTGACACAAGCTACAGAATTAGGAACTTTATATTCTATTGACGAACTTTTAGCCATTAAAGAAGTTGCTCAGAAATACGACTTAAAAATTCATATGGATGGCGCACGCTTTGCTAATTCTGTCGTCGCAATGAATAAAACTCCAGCCGAAATTACCTGGAAAAGTGGCGTTGATGTCTTGTGTTTTTGTGGAACAAAGAACGGTACAGCAATGGGTGAGGCAATTATCTTCTTTAATAAGGACTTAGCAGAAGATTTTGCCTATCGCTGCAAGCAAGCAGGACAATTAGCATCGAAAATGCGATTTATTTCTGCACCTTGGCTGGGTTTGTTAGAGACAGGCGCTTGGTTAAAGAATGCACGTCATGCTAATGAGTGTGCGGCATATTTAGAAAATCAACTTTTAAATATTGAAGGTGTAGAAATTCTATTTCCCAGGCAAGTCAATGGTGTGTTCGTACAGCTATCAGAACATACCATTAATCAATTACGTGCTAAAAACTGGCAGTTCTACACTTTTATTGGTGCTGGTGGTGTAAGATTTATGTGTTCCTGGGGAACGACAAAAGAAAGAATCGATGAGTTGATTGTAGATATTAAAACATCGATCGCCTGATGTAGAGACGTTACATGTAACGTCTCTACAAATATAAATTATCCCATTAAAATCACGCGGTTAATTACGTGAATCACGCCATTATCAGCTTCAATATCTGGTGCTAATACTGTGGCATTTTTGACTTCAAAGCCATCCGTACAATTAATTGGAATTGGCGAACCTTCTACCGAAATGACAGAATCGACTTTTGCTAAGTCAGCTTGCATCAACTTACCAGAAACAACATGGAAAGTTAAAATTCTTGCTAATTGAGGAATGTTTTGTAGTAAGGTTTGAATAGTTCCAGGTGGTAGTTGTGCAAATGCTTCGTCGTTAGGTGCAAACACCGTAAAGGGACCAGGACTTTTGAGGGTGTCTACTAACCCTGCTGCCTGTACTGCCGCTACTAAAGTATTGAAAGAACCCGCACCAACAGCAATATCGACAATGTCAGCCATGTATCTTACCTGAGAGTATAAAAAAATGCTCGTATAGCAATTACCAATTACGAACATATCATAGGTAGGGACACACATCTGTACCCCATTACAAGCTGTGTCACAAAAGAATTTCCTTTCTCGTCTTAAATGAGTTAGTCAATATCTAATAGTAAAGGACAGCCATGAGCCAACTAGCCGCAGCACTCACCAGTTTAGATGAAGTATTGAGTCAAACAGCATCTACAGTGAGCGATCGCCTACAATCAGGATTGACTCGTGCAAAAATCCAGCAGCTAACTACCTCATTTTCATGGGTTTTGCCTCAAGATGCTTACGATTTGTATCAATGGCACAATGGTCTATCTGGTAAACCAGGTAACTTAAATTTGGTAGAGAGATTGCTGAGACTCAAAGGTAAATGGCACGGTGAGTTATCTGGTCGAGAGAATGAAATACATCTGAAATATAACGATCGCCCCGTAGTTGCCAAATTCTTACCTTTAGATTATGCACTTGCAGGACATCGTCATTTGAAGTTAGGTAGGTGTCCGCTCGATTTACTACCAATCTCTGTCTGGAGCGACAGCGAGAAAACATTTTACTGCATGATGCGTTTAGATGCACAGCCAACTATATATTGCGCCGATGGCACAAACCTACCACCAATGCGCGTGACGGAAACGTTTTTATCAACGCAAACTCAATTTAGTCAATTAAGCGATCTTGTCGAATTTCTGATACCTTTCTGTCAGCAAGCACTTCAGCTGACTTCAACAAAATAAGGTGATAGAAACTAGTCACGTAGTTGCGATCGCTAATGACTCAGTTGTTTATCTTTCACTTGTCGCCAGCGCATGAAAACGCCGTAGTTAGGACTGAATAAAAAAGCTAAGGCAAATAATCCCGAAACAACTAGGACGATCGCGGGACCGGATGGTAAGTTAAAAAAGTAACTGAGATACATGCCGCTAATACTAGAAACAATCCCAATCGCCGCACCTAAAATCATCACTTGATGCAAGCGAGTGACTAGTAAATAAGCTGTTGCCCCAGGTGTAATAAGGAGGGATAATACTAAAATCACGCCTACTGCTTTCATGCTGGCAACAATTGTTAAAGCAATCAACAACATTAAGCCAAAATTCAGCTGATTCACTGGTAAGCCAGCAGCTTGAGCGCCTAGCGGATCGAAAGTGTAAAATAGGAGTTCTTTGTATAAGAGGAAAACAACAATTAATACTACAGTGGCAATAATTGCCGTGTCGCGGACATCATCAAAAGTTACGCCGAGAATGTTGCCAAATAAAAAGTGATTCAGATCGATTTTATTCTGCTTCTGAATTGTTGTAATTAAGGTAATTCCTAGTGCAAAAAAAGCTGAAAAAACGATACCCATCGCTGCATCTTCTTTGATCGGCGATCGCGTGCGTATCCAAGCGATTAGCAGCGTACTAATTACCCCAGCAATAAATGCACCAACAAAAATATTTGCCCCAACTAAAAAGGCGATCGCGAGTCCTGGTAGTACAGAGTGACTAATCGCATCTCCTAGCAATGCTAGCCGTTGTACCATCAAGTAACTGCCGACGACAGCGCATAACAAACCGACAAGAATCGCGACGACAAGCGATCGCTGCATGAACCCATACTGCAACGACTCAATCAGTGCCTCAAGCATTAAGCAGCAGCTCCACTAAAATACATTACCTTACCACTGTAGGCACGATAAAGATTATCTTCAGTTAACACTGAAACGCGATCGCCTGTAGCAATTATCTCGCGATTGAGCAGAATCAAATCGTCAAAGTGCTGAATCGATTCTCCCAAGTCGTGATTCACAACTAATACGATTTTTCCAGCTTGGGCTAGTTCGTGGAAAACATCAAAAATAACAGTTTGGGTTTTTTGGTCGATTCCTACCAATGGTTCGTCAAAGCAAAAAATTTCTGCTTCTTGAGTCAAAGCCCGTGCTAAAAATACCCGTTGCTGCTGTCCTCCCGATAGCTGTCCGATGGGGCGATTTTTATATGCGTCCATTCCCACCCGTTCTAATGCAGACTGGGCGACTTTGCGACTGACAGTAGAGAAACGCTGAAATAAACCCGTTTTCTTGACTCTGCCCATCATCACGACATCCCACACCGTAGCAGGATAAGTCCAGTCAATCTGCGATCGCTGGGGAACGTATGCAACTTTTTCCAACTGCTGCACCAAAGGCTTGCCCTGGTAAAGTACGTTACCGCTAGACAGAGGAACCAGTCCCAACATTGCTTTGATTAAAGTACTTTTACCCGCACCATTGGGACCAAAAACTCCGGTCAGCCTTCCAGGTCGCACCGTACAGTTAACATCGCGTAGTGCTTCCTGCGTGCGGTACTGCACCCCTAAATGGCTGATATTAATATTTGCGGCGCTGGCGATATTTATATCCATTTTCTGTACGTTCGCAGCAGTTGGTACAAACCCATGAGTATTTATTCTGGGCTGGAGTTTCAAATTAAAAGTTTTCATAACACTAACTTTTTTTGTCTACTTTGAGCATACTGTAAAAATGAAAAGAATATGAAAATATCTATAAAAGGAAATAATGTTGATGATAAGCGGGAATGATGTTAAAGGGAGCAGGGAGCAGGGAGCAGGGAGTAGGGAGAGAAGAGGTCTGAGAGGAACAAGGGAGACAAGGGGGAACTCGGGGACCCCACGACCGAAGGGAGTGAGGACTAGGGGGCGAAGGGAGACAAGGGAGAAAAACTACTTACGACTTACGACTTATGACTTACGATTTCTCCTTTGTTTGTTGCCTCTTGCACTTTTATCTAGTTGTACTCAACCAGATGCAAGCCGCACCTCTCCGGGGACAGAAAAGCCGCAAGTGGTGGCGACTAGCACCATCATTAACGACTTGACAGAACGGGTAGCAGGAGAAGAAATTCAACTGCGGGGAATTTTGAAGCCAGGGGACGATCCCCACGTTTACGAACCAGTCCCAGCCGATAGTCAGGCATTGGAAGATGCGGACTTGATTTTGTATAACGGCTACAATTTGGAGCCAGGACTAATTAAGCTGATGAATGCAGCAGGATTGAAAGGGCGTAAATTAGCTGTGGGGGAAGTTGTGAAACCTTTACAGCTAGACAAAGGCAAAGGAGAAATCGTCCCCGATCCTCATGTTTGGGGCGATGTAGAAAATTCGATTCAAATGGTGAACCGAATTCGCGACGCTTTGATTGAATTGTCACCGGAAGATAAAGAGACATTTACTCAAAATGCCACACAACTGATTGCCCAGTTGCAGGAATTAGATACTTGGATGACTCAGCAAATTCAAACCATTCCCGCAGAACGACGAAAATTAGTTACAACGCACGATGCATTTCAATACTTCGGTCGCGCCTATGGAATTGCGATCGCCGGGACTCTAATTGGGATCAGTACGGAAGAACAACCCAGCGCCCAAACTATCCAAAAATTAGTCGAAGCTGTGAAAAAAGCTGGAGTTCCTGCCATTTTTGCCGAGACCACAATTAACCCTGCTTTAATTACTACTGTTGCTCAGGAGGCGGGAGTCAAATTAGCGCCGCGCCAACTCTACTCTGACTCGATCGGCGCTGCTGGTAGTAATGGAGATTCGTATATCAAAATGATGGTAGCAAATACGCAAACGATTGTAGAAGCACTGGGAGGAAAATATCAGCCATTTGAAGGGGTTAAGTAAGTCAAAAGTTAAAAGCTAAAAGTCAAAATGTTGGAACATCAGTTAAAAGCTAAAAGTCAAAATGCTGAAACATCTTCGCCTCTTATCTGCGATCGCCTGCGATCGTCTGTGTTTAAAATCTTAAAAATCCATCACTCACCCAGAACCTAGAAAAACCTTAATTCCGTGCATCAAGAAAAAACTATTCCTTCTAGCTGGCATGGCAATTTAGATATTGTTTATGCTCTGCGCAACGGTAAGACACAACCAATAACCGATCGCGTTCAAGCACCGTTAAAAGTGCAGCGTCCGTTTTACCCAGAAAAAGACATATGCCATACTGCTATCTTGCATACGGCTGGGGGAATTGTGGGGGGCGATCGCCTTTCAATCAACCTGCAACTCCAACCGCGATCGCAAGCTTTAGTTACGACAACAGCCGCGAGTAAAATTTATCGCAGCAACGGTTTACTAGCTAGACAAACAGTCGAGATTCAGATCGATGCAGGTGCATGTTTGGAGTGGTTGCCTCAAGAAACAATCGTCTTTAACGGGGCAAATTATCGCCAAGACTTGCGCGTAGAATTAGCTTCAGGTGCTAGCTGGTTGGGATGGGAAATTACCAGATTTGGACGCAGTGCTAGAGGAGAAAAATTTTTCCAAGGAGAATGGCGATCGCACACCGAAGTCTGGCAACAAGGACAGCCTTTGTGGATCGATCGGCAATGGTTGCCAGGAGAAGAAACGATTCTCAACAGTCCTCATGGCTTAGCCGGACATTCAATCGTCGCCAGCCTTATCTGGATCGGATGCGAAGTCTCACCAGAATTAGTAGAAAAGTGTAGAGACGTTACATGTAACGTCTGTACAAGCTTACCAACAACCAATTCTGGAGTCACTCGCCTCCCACAAGGATTATTGTGTCGCTACCGTGGCTCTAGTTCGATCGAAGTGCGAAACTGGTTTACATCTGTGTGGCAGTTACTACGCTTATCATTATTAGACAGGTCTAGCTGTTTACCTAGAGTTTGGCAACAATAAAAAGGACACTCAATGCAACTTACGCCGCAGGAAAAGGATAAACTACTCATCTTCACCGCTGCTTTGGTAGCAGAACGCCGTAAAACTAGAGGACTAAAGCTAAACTATCCAGAGGCAGTGGCGTATATTTCTGCCGCCATTCTGGAAGGGGCGCGAGAAGGGCGTACCGTCGCCGATTTGATGAGTTTTGGCGCAACTCTCCTGATGCGAGATGAAGTCATGGAGGGAGTACCGGAAATGTTAAATGAAGTCCAGGTAGAAGCAACATTTCCTGATGGGACAAAACTAATTACCGTCCATAATCCGATTCGTTAGGTAGAAACGAGTGGAAAAATAGCTTTACACTTCGTAATTTTTTCTAAACTGAGAAGAGTAGAGGTATTGAAACACTCGAATTATGATTTTGCGCCCTCACGACCGGATCAAGTTAGACGATACTAACGACCAGCAGTTCTATTCCTTTCCGCGATTTGTCACCCATGTAGACGATAATTTCATTCAACAGCTGACTCAGCTTTATCGGGAACGCCTCAAACCCCAGACTCGAATTTTTGACATGATGAGTAGCTGGGTGTCTCACCTCCCAGAGGAAATGGAATTTGCTCATGTCGAAGGACACGGGATGAATGAAGAGGAACTAGCCCGTAATCCTCAGTTGCATCATTATTTCGTGCAAAATCTGAATCAGAATCCTAAATTTCCGCTACCAGACCAAGATTTCGACGCAGTTTTGAATACTGTTTCGATACAATACTTGCAGTATCCAGAAGCAGTGTTTAACGAGATTCATCGGATTCTGAAACCGGGCGGAATTGTTATCATCAGCTTTTCCAACCGCATGTTTTACCAAAAAGCAATTCAGGCTTGGCGTGATGGGACAGAATCGAGTCGGGTAGAATTAGTCAAACAGTATTTTCGAGCTGTGCCAGGATTCTCCGAACCCGAAGTTATTGCACATCAGTCCGGCACCAATAATTTCATTCAGTGGTTGGGTGTCGGCGCGAAAGATCCGTTTTATGCTGTCATTGCTCAGCGCAGATAAAATCTTCCGAAACTAAACCAAGAGATCGCCAGAATCAATGATAAGTGTAAAGAATCGAGCAGGAGGCGTTATGTTTTTTCGTCAAGGGCGTAAAATTTTAGTGGCGTTAATGCTGTCATTGTTACTATTTACTACAGCATGTACGGCTACAGAAACTCCAGGGCGGTTTGACCAAGCACAACAGGTCAGCAATCAGCAAAAAAGCGGTCAAGCAGTAGCAAAAGAAGCAACTCAAGGCAGCGAGTTCAATCGATTTTTCCCAGCCGCTAGCGGGGACTTTCAACGAGTTTATACCCAAGAGAAAAAAGGTTTTGCTGAGGCAAAATTGAAGAAAAGTGGTAAAGATCTGGCAATGCTATCTATTTCTGATACTAAAAGCTTGCCGACTGCCGCAGCAAAATTTAAGACGAGTACGAAACAGATTAACGGTTATCCCGCTGTAGAAGTTGGGACGACACAAACAGCAGTATTAGTGGGCGATCGCTATCAAGTTAAAGTTTTATCTCGCGATCCATTTTTTACAGCTAGCGATCGCGAAGCG from Chroococcidiopsis sp. SAG 2025 harbors:
- a CDS encoding urease accessory protein UreD codes for the protein MHQEKTIPSSWHGNLDIVYALRNGKTQPITDRVQAPLKVQRPFYPEKDICHTAILHTAGGIVGGDRLSINLQLQPRSQALVTTTAASKIYRSNGLLARQTVEIQIDAGACLEWLPQETIVFNGANYRQDLRVELASGASWLGWEITRFGRSARGEKFFQGEWRSHTEVWQQGQPLWIDRQWLPGEETILNSPHGLAGHSIVASLIWIGCEVSPELVEKCRDVTCNVCTSLPTTNSGVTRLPQGLLCRYRGSSSIEVRNWFTSVWQLLRLSLLDRSSCLPRVWQQ
- the ureA gene encoding urease subunit gamma, with protein sequence MQLTPQEKDKLLIFTAALVAERRKTRGLKLNYPEAVAYISAAILEGAREGRTVADLMSFGATLLMRDEVMEGVPEMLNEVQVEATFPDGTKLITVHNPIR
- a CDS encoding metal ABC transporter substrate-binding protein — protein: MISGNDVKGSREQGAGSRERRGLRGTRETRGNSGTPRPKGVRTRGRRETREKNYLRLTTYDLRFLLCLLPLALLSSCTQPDASRTSPGTEKPQVVATSTIINDLTERVAGEEIQLRGILKPGDDPHVYEPVPADSQALEDADLILYNGYNLEPGLIKLMNAAGLKGRKLAVGEVVKPLQLDKGKGEIVPDPHVWGDVENSIQMVNRIRDALIELSPEDKETFTQNATQLIAQLQELDTWMTQQIQTIPAERRKLVTTHDAFQYFGRAYGIAIAGTLIGISTEEQPSAQTIQKLVEAVKKAGVPAIFAETTINPALITTVAQEAGVKLAPRQLYSDSIGAAGSNGDSYIKMMVANTQTIVEALGGKYQPFEGVK
- a CDS encoding low specificity L-threonine aldolase, whose amino-acid sequence is MVNNPEQFASDNYSGICPEALEYMLKANAGSSPAYGNDEWTQKASDYFRQIFETDCEVFFVFNGTAANSLSLAALCQSYHSVICHEVAHIETDECGAPEFASNGSKLLLARGEMGKLNPASVEAIVSKRADIHFPKPKVVSLTQATELGTLYSIDELLAIKEVAQKYDLKIHMDGARFANSVVAMNKTPAEITWKSGVDVLCFCGTKNGTAMGEAIIFFNKDLAEDFAYRCKQAGQLASKMRFISAPWLGLLETGAWLKNARHANECAAYLENQLLNIEGVEILFPRQVNGVFVQLSEHTINQLRAKNWQFYTFIGAGGVRFMCSWGTTKERIDELIVDIKTSIA
- a CDS encoding metal ABC transporter permease, with product MLEALIESLQYGFMQRSLVVAILVGLLCAVVGSYLMVQRLALLGDAISHSVLPGLAIAFLVGANIFVGAFIAGVISTLLIAWIRTRSPIKEDAAMGIVFSAFFALGITLITTIQKQNKIDLNHFLFGNILGVTFDDVRDTAIIATVVLIVVFLLYKELLFYTFDPLGAQAAGLPVNQLNFGLMLLIALTIVASMKAVGVILVLSLLITPGATAYLLVTRLHQVMILGAAIGIVSSISGMYLSYFFNLPSGPAIVLVVSGLFALAFLFSPNYGVFMRWRQVKDKQLSH
- a CDS encoding class I SAM-dependent methyltransferase, producing the protein MILRPHDRIKLDDTNDQQFYSFPRFVTHVDDNFIQQLTQLYRERLKPQTRIFDMMSSWVSHLPEEMEFAHVEGHGMNEEELARNPQLHHYFVQNLNQNPKFPLPDQDFDAVLNTVSIQYLQYPEAVFNEIHRILKPGGIVIISFSNRMFYQKAIQAWRDGTESSRVELVKQYFRAVPGFSEPEVIAHQSGTNNFIQWLGVGAKDPFYAVIAQRR
- a CDS encoding metal ABC transporter ATP-binding protein, producing MDINIASAANINISHLGVQYRTQEALRDVNCTVRPGRLTGVFGPNGAGKSTLIKAMLGLVPLSSGNVLYQGKPLVQQLEKVAYVPQRSQIDWTYPATVWDVVMMGRVKKTGLFQRFSTVSRKVAQSALERVGMDAYKNRPIGQLSGGQQQRVFLARALTQEAEIFCFDEPLVGIDQKTQTVIFDVFHELAQAGKIVLVVNHDLGESIQHFDDLILLNREIIATGDRVSVLTEDNLYRAYSGKVMYFSGAAA
- a CDS encoding fasciclin domain-containing protein; amino-acid sequence: MADIVDIAVGAGSFNTLVAAVQAAGLVDTLKSPGPFTVFAPNDEAFAQLPPGTIQTLLQNIPQLARILTFHVVSGKLMQADLAKVDSVISVEGSPIPINCTDGFEVKNATVLAPDIEADNGVIHVINRVILMG